In Mastacembelus armatus chromosome 4, fMasArm1.2, whole genome shotgun sequence, the following are encoded in one genomic region:
- the LOC113139923 gene encoding uncharacterized protein LOC113139923 — MYPTPIGRSRQMSNMSRGRNSRNWRRDNQRLSRALSQEILTPKRRLLKMIVSNLQPLEITEHTDFQCFVETLKPAVQIPASPRMSSLLLSVFQEQETELRGVLNSVDDIVLTCELWSSRREESYLTVGCHFVDTRGKLKSYMLKTTSLFADTSAANVKNQLTDVMDAWGVREKVHTVIRAGIPQLKDIKSKWTHIPCFADTLNVVFKDLRSDDELSNVLRKCQNIIRFFKHNSEADRRFRELQHQLALNQDELIMNSGDQWLTWLHMLERLQQQYRAMVMVLDDRGRSDLILNENDKKKQKNLISALKPLEEATSKMKTQGFESISNILPLLKTLMNKLGEESKNNEVAQKLLTKCKKEFGDVDNHRLAPITFLDPRFKRDLGQLNTSQAKTEITTGVTAQGAISSSIRGALSRYMSYEPAEGNSNPLAWWRLIGNDKFGELSRFALKKLGVVSTAVPLDRAFSSAGDRFCSLRNSIEPENLNMVLFLNSNWSA; from the exons ATGTACCCGACACCTATCGGTCGAT ccagacaaatgtccaacatgAGCAGGgggagaaacagcagaaactggaGACGTGACAATCAGAGACTGAGTCGAG CTCTGAGCCAGGAAATACTGACACCTAAGAGACGCCTGCTGAAGATGATTGTGTCAAATCTGCAGCCTCTGGAAATCACAGAACATacagattttcagtgttttgttgaaACACTAAAGCCAGCTGTTCAAATCCCTGCGAGCCCTCGGATGAGCTCACTGCTTCTCAGCGTTTTCCAGGAACAGGAGACGGAGCTGCGTGGTGTCTTGAATTCTGTTGATGACATTGTGCTAACGTGTGAGTTGTGGTCTTCGAGACGTGAAGAGTCCTATCTGACGGTAGGCTGCCATTTTGTGGACACCCGTGGGAAACTCAAGTCCTACATGCTCAAAACCACCAGCCTGTTTGCAGACACATCAGCAGCCAACGTTAAGAATCAGCTGACTGATGTCATGGACGCTTGGGGCGTGAGAGAAAAGGTCCACACTGTCATCCGAGCCGGCATACCTCAGCTGAAGGACATAAAATCAAAGTGGACACACATACCTTGTTTTGCTGACACCCTGAATGTGGTGTTTAAGGATCTGAGGAGCGACGACGAGCTGTCGAATGTTCTCAGGAAGTGCCAGAACATCATCAGGTTCTTTAAGCACAATTCAGAAGCTGACAGGAGGTTCAGAGAGCTTCAACACCAGCTGGCTTTGAACCAAGATGAGCTGATCATGAACTCCGGGGATCAGTGGCTCACCTGGCTGCACATGCTTGAACGACTGCAGCAACAGTACCGGGCCATGGTGATGGTGTTGGACGACAGAGGCAGGTCTGATTTAATCCTAAATGAAAAcgataaaaagaaacagaagaatcTCATATCGGCTCTGAAACCTCTGGAGGAGGCCACTTCCAAGATGAAAACACAAGGATTCGAGAGCATCTCAAACATTTTGCCACTGCTGAAGACTCTCATGAACAAACTTGGagaagaaagcaaaaacaatgagGTTGCCCAGAAATTactgacaaaatgtaaaaaagagtTTGGAGATGTCGACAATCATCGGCTGGCCCCCATCACATTCCTCGACCCAAGGTTCAAAAGAGATCTGGGTCAACTAAACACAAGCCAAGCGAAAACTGAAATAACCACGGGGGTCACTGCTCAAGGAGCTATCTCTTCCTCCATAAGAGGTGCACTGAGCAGATACATGAGCTATGAACCTGCTGAAGGAAACTCCAACCCTTTGGCCTGGTGGAGGCTCATAGGAAACGACAAGTTTGGTGAACTAAGCAGGTTTGCTCTGAAGAAACTTGGGGTGGTCTCGACTGCTGTGCCCTTGGACAGAGCCTTCTCCAGTGCAGGTGATCGTTTCTGCAGCCTCAGGAACTCCATCGAGCCAGAAAACCTCAACATGGTCCTGTTCCTCAACAGCAACTGGTCTGCATAG
- the LOC113139621 gene encoding T-cell acute lymphocytic leukemia protein 1 homolog, protein MVKETGLGRDGGGREEVTPENTTPAAAGGGRRTPQVSGVLPGTPDPPGTFYVEWAVIVIEPLSQTHMIQHDAARHPHTRSSRLHRHILMKHSAGPHGSSLSDGPGPQVVRRIFTNSRERWRQQNVNGAFAELRRLIPTHPPDRKLSKNEILRLALRYINFLDGILMEQDLRGGSWGRAGSLEEEDEAQGPLTPNGSCESLAHADSDDPMEEPDCEQISQTPGPTLWLKTWAPGSKPDAENCSGTLDPVSGGFIW, encoded by the exons ATGGTGAAGGAAACAGGTCTGGGTCGTGacgggggagggagggaggaggtgacGCCGGAAAACACGACTCCTGCAGCGGCCGGAGGGGGGAGGCGGACCCCGCAGGTCTCTGGGGTGCTTCCTGGGACCCCCGACCCCCCAGGGACTTTCTACGTTGAATGGGCTGTCATTGTTATTGAG CCGCTCAGCCAGACCCACATGATTCAGCACGACGCCGCGCGGCACCCGCACACACGCTCCAG CCGCCTGCATCGACACATCCTGATGAAACACAGCGCGGGGCCACATGGGAGCAGCCTCAGTGACG GTCCTGGCCCTCAGGTCGTCCGCCGGATCTTCACCAACAGTCGGGAGCGCTGGCGGCAGCAGAACGTTAATGGAGCCTTTGCCGAGCTGCGCCGCCTCATCCCCACCCACCCCCCAGACAGGAAGCTGAGCAAAAATGAGATACTGCGCCTCGCCCTCAGGTACATTAACTTTCTGGATGGGATCCTGATGGAGCAGGACCTCAGGGGAGGGTCCTGGGGCCGTGCGGGGagcctggaggaggaggacgaggcaCAGGGCCCGCTGACGCCAAACGGCAGTTGTGAGAGTTTAGCGCATGCAGACTCTGACGATCCGATGGAGGAACCAGACTGTGAGCAGATCTCACAGACACCAGGACCAACGCTCTGGCTCAAAACATGGGCTCCAGGATCCAAGCCAGACGCTGAAAACTGCAGCGGCACGTTAGACCCTGTGTCTGGTGGTTTTATTTGGTGA